AGTAATTATTTCAGTATTTCATAGGGGGCAGCTGCCTCCCTTACTCCCTACCTCCCTCCGCCACTGGTTCTAATTAAGGACCATTGTATAGACTTAACAATGTGGAATGAACGTTAATGATACGAATCTCAGGCATCTGAGAATTCGTGGTCAGCGACAATTCTTAAGATCAATCGTTAGAAGGTGTTTCACATATGTTGTTTTGTTATATACATATGTTtagttgatattttttataaaaaaaatcaataaattttgattttttcagtTATATATGTTTTGGTTTGACATATCCACGcttgtaatatttatttaaaatatttgagataAGTTTTTGGTAGCCATTTATCATGTAGCCAAGTATTCGACAGTCAACGTTCTGCGACTTGTGGAATAAAATATAAGGATCAACTGAGACAGGAAAACGTGGAGAAATTAAGGGAAAATCGACAAGAAATTTCTTTATGCATTGTTCTTCCAAATTAAGTTGAAACTTCTGTCGAAGAAAATAATATACAGACACAAAGACCCCATTGATAgttcactatatatattttttttgttggtcaaCCAATACAAAACTATTTAGCTGGGACTCGTGTGCGTCGTGACGAAGGTCTAGAAATTGCAAACGAAGTTTCAATACAAGAATATTCAATCGGAAACCTTGTTGTttctgtgattttttttttttttttgaaacaagtaAAGATAATCAGAAAAGAAAACGAAACTTACGCAGAACTTCAAACTCACGACTATTCTCTCTTCTCCATGTTGATTCACacacaatggaacagaaaattgtgaaaatgaattaaatcaaaacaaatgtaaaaataaaaaatatcaagaaACACAATAGCGCAGTACGAAAGAGTGATATTATATGGTTCTCAGGATAGCTCCAATCGCAGTCTTATCCAACCTAACGGTACtatgtttttttggtttaaacaAAAAAACGAAATATTGTTAAATTATCTTAAACTGGTACTAATGCGTTTTTAGTCCAAGAgaggaaaaacaaaattaattattgtccTTTTCTCATATTAATatctattcatttctattttttatattcatGGCTATGAAATATACTTTCCCATTCCACTAACTCTATTCCATTTTTCTTAAACCtaagttttaactttttttgttgacaattataaaatgatttattcagaataatttaaatttaaatatagaattataaaatactaatagtgatatttatatattatttatttattcagaATAAGTTAAATTTAGTAACAAATGATTTAGAAACTGATGTTTGATCATGTTCCCAACATTTAATCGATCTGTTAGAACTTAGAagtcaaaatatttaatagaaATGATTTTGACCTTCAAACTAAAGCCTTAAAATAGTGGACTCTATCAAGTTGGGACCTTGAGGGATATTGCTGAGAAACACTCTGGAAAAAGTAATCCAGGTTCCAAGTAAATTTCAGCGTTGAAAGTCACTATTTAATTAGCATTTAGCAACAAGATTTTAAGTTCTATTTCTTGACTTTCAGTTTAGTCTGGTCTGACGTGGTCACGTGGGTTAGGTAAGGCCTTCTCCATCTTCTGCTGTAAGAGCATAATTATCCATGGGACTTTTTCTCATGTCcccaagtttttttattaatatttgtgaaTGGGGACTTATTTGTGGGACTTTGGTAAATTGTTGGATTATTGGTAAGACTTTAGGTTGGTTcttaagttaattttttaatataaataaataaaattataaaatataagataaaacatATTAACTTGTTTAAATAGgataaaattattcatttataagaaaaacatattattacatattattatttcagagaaaaaaatacagaattaaataaaaacaaacacaaattttattcattttaaagaaattaaaatattatatattattatttcggAGATGTCCAAACTTATcccatatatgttcaaccaaatcccTTTTTAATTGTTGATGGGTATGTGAATCTCGAACTTCTTTCCGACGGCCAAGTACATTTCCGGCCTTTTTAGGCCTTCTTACGGTGAATGAAAACTCTTCATCTTGAAATTCCTCAATGGTGTTTGCATCGCGTTCATTTtcgactatcatattatggaggaTGATACATGCCTTCATAATATTTCCCATTTTTGCTTTATCCCATATTTTTGATGGATTTTTTACAACGGGAAATCTTCCTTGGAGGACTCCAAAGGCACGTTCAACATCTTTTCGAACTCTTTCTTGGGTATTAGCAAACAATGACTGTTTTTCGGTTTGTGGTAGTTTTATAGACTGAATAAAAGTCGCCCATTTCGGATATATACCATCTGTTAGGTAATATGCCAGATGGTACTCCATTTGGTTGACATAATAGTTTACTGCTGGGGCGATCCCgttaataatgtcatcaaaaacaggagaacgatcaagaatattaagatcgttcatagtacctggagctccaaaaaaAGCGTGCCAAATCCAGAGGTCTTTTGAAGCAACTGCCTCCAACACAATCGTTGGTTTTCCCGTTCCCcgtgaatacattcctttccaagcggtggaacaattcttccactcccaatgcatacagtcgatgcttccaatcATCCCCGGGAATCCACGTTCTTCGTTGATATATAGTTGTCTTTGCAGATCCTCCGCTGTGGGATGTCGTAGGTATTCATCGCCAAACAAGGCGATAATACCGGCGGTAAAATTGTGCAAACTAGCTCGGGCCGTTGTTTCAGCAAGACGGATATATTCGTCTTGGGCATCGGCCGCACCACCGTATGCCAATAGGCGAATAGCTGCAGTACATTTTTGCAGGGGAGAAAGACTGTCCCGTCCGGTTGCATCTTCTGATTGTTGAAAATACGGTATTTCTGTGGAGAGACGATGCACAATACGAACGAACAAAGAtttgttcattcgaaaccgGCGCCGGAATAAACGGGTAGAGTAGGTCGGAGTCTCgctaaaataatcattccaaagCCTTCTGTGCCCTTCTTCCCTATCTCTCTCtataaaaattcttttttttctctcttttggttCTGGAATAGGATCATTAAATCCTAAAAACTCATCAGTTATCGACGCAAATTCATCATCACCACTATCATTGTTGCATTGATAATGATAATGTGAAGATGATGgcattagaattttaaagaaaaataagaagaattTGTGATACAACGAGAGGAGAAGTGAATGAATGGGAAATTGTGGTATAAAAAATTTGATGCATTATGGCTTATATTTATAGAGGAGCAGACGTGATTCAAACTCTCGTGTGATAATGTCAAAGTGAATGAATGTTTTTAGGATTTATTAGTCACGAGAAGTGTATCTTGTGATTCTAGACTGTTGTTTCCAAAAACTAATAGTAGCCTCTTGTGACTAAAGGCTGTCGTGACTAGTAGCATCTCGTGATACTAGCCTCTTGTGACTAAAGGCTGTCGTGAGTAGTAGCATCTTATGTAGGAGTTATTACAAAAGTCATTACATCCGAAGAGTGAAGCTAATACAAAGCTCTCGAATCACTTAAAGCAGATTACCACACCTAAGAAAACTAATACAATGATCAGTAGCCCAACAAGCAGTTCAAAACCATTGAAGTAACTTGATCTCTTATTTCCTAACTCACAGACAAGGTTCTCAAGCCTAACCAATTTCTGCTCAGTCTCAAAGTCACTAAACAAGGTTAGATTGTCTACCTTTTCACTGAGTTGAAGAATGTGTCTATCCCTTGCCCTCATCTTCTCCATCACGGCAACGTCCCACCACTTCCATACATGGCATTCTCCATCGTCAGCTTGGTCACAAGTGTAGTAAAGTCTTCCCCCATTGTTAAGAGTCTTCGCCATTGCTAGTTTTGGTACGCCACCACAGTAGCATATCTGCGGGAAGCCGAACTCAACTTCTGGTTGAGGTGGGTATTGAGGTGGGTATTGAGGCGGCTCACTACGGTTGAGCTCTTCTTGTTCCCTACGGTTGAGTTCTTCTTGCTCCCGACGGCTGAGCTCTTCTTGGTCCTGACGAAGAGCTCTTCTGTAGAGTTGTAGCCACACTCTGAAGAATCCTCATAATAATCCTCTGACATAGATGGCTGGGTGTAGCTAAAGCGTCCCATTATAAAGTTTCCTGAAATAgacacaagaaaataaaaatgttaacagcgaacaaagagaagaaaaattaaatgttaACAGCGTACAATAACTAAAAACAATGCATAACTTAAAACAGCAAACAACTTTCATTCATAGTTAACAGCATACAACGTACACACATAGAGCTTACATGAACATTTAAACTTATTTCTAACAGAGAAACATGGAAAAGGTTGAAACAAAGAAACATGGAGACTTAGATCAAAGCCAGCAGCTTATTCTTAGTTGCTTCTTCAGGCTCAGTAAGAGGATCTTTCTTGGCTAGAAGTGTGTCAAGAATCGCAAGCTTTGTTAGTCTCTCCTTGATCAAGAGATCCTCCTTCCTCATCAAGAGatcctccttcttcatctcccaAACGGTCTGACACTCCGACAGAGACCTCAATGGTGCGGAATTCTTCTTTTTAGCCTTCGCCGCCTTGATTCCTTCAGGACGGACCTCAGGATCACCAACGGAGCTGCTTGAAGCTTGAGAACATGTCTCTTTTCGCTTTGAATTCCCAGCAGGCTTAGGAGTGTTAAGGCTGAGCCATTTCTGCTCATAACTCAACACACACCAAGCATGGTCAAGAGTGAATTTTTTCCCGTGATCCGCAAAGTAGATGTCTTTGGCCAGCTTGAGCAGATCATTGTCATTCTGACCAGAACTCTTCTGTCTCTCAGCTGCAGCGTATGCAGCACATAATTTGTTCGTGTAGTCATTGATCTTgtgccacctctgcttacagTTGAGATGCTCACGATTATCACCACTAGCTTTAGCATGAGGACTTGACGCATAGAACTCACCAACTCGTTTCCAGAATGTCCCTTTATTTTGATCAACGCCAACAACAGCATCCTTAGATGTGTTTAGCCATCCACTTATTAACACCTCGTCATCGGCTGGAGTCCAGTTCCTTCGCTCCCTAGAGGCAACAGGTGGGTTTTCAGGTGCAACTGGAGGATTTGGTGGCTGTTCACTAAAAGCATGGATCTCTGATGCTCCAAAGTGATGAGGAGAACCATAACTTTCATAAGGAAAGGTCTGGCTATTAAGAAAGCCGACGAAACTAGAACAAGGAGACTGACTATAAGGATTCAATGGATCCCTTGAATCCATTACGATTAGAACAGAtagaagagaggaagagaggaTGAGAGAAAGAGATGTGTGTAAAACAAAGGTGAGAAGTTGTGTGTTTAAATAGGTGAGAAAGAGTTGTGAGAAGTTTGGAATAATAAGTTACCTTCTTAAAGTCCTAACCATAAACTACCGGGGTCTAATCAAACTTATTACAGTCACAACAACAAAAGAGAACAAAGCAGAAACAACGAAACTATAAAGAAGTGATTCCTAACTCGTTCCCATTAACTCATCAAACAACAACAAAGGTTTATGTGACCAAACTAATAACATCTCTTCACGCAAACGAGCTTATTATAGTTGAACCAAACTTAAATGTCCACACAGACAGTACGCAACTATGAAAACTTAAACGTAAAAGCTACTTACCTAAACAATAAAGAAGACAGTAGTAATCAAGTCTATGTAAACTAC
This genomic stretch from Brassica napus cultivar Da-Ae chromosome C9, Da-Ae, whole genome shotgun sequence harbors:
- the LOC106416944 gene encoding glutathione S-transferase T3-like, which translates into the protein MDSRDPLNPYSQSPCSSFVGFLNSQTFPYESYGSPHHFGASEIHAFSEQPPNPPVAPENPPVASRERRNWTPADDEVLISGWLNTSKDAVVGVDQNKGTFWKRVGEFYASSPHAKASGDNREHLNCKQRWHKINDYTNKLCAAYAAAERQKSSGQNDNDLLKLAKDIYFADHGKKFTLDHAWCVLSYEQKWLSLNTPKPAGNSKRKETCSQASSSSVGDPEVRPEGIKAAKAKKKNSAPLRSLSECQTVWEMKKEDLLMRKEDLLIKERLTKLAILDTLLAKKDPLTEPEEATKNKLLALI